GACGTGTTTTTACAGGAATCCCTAATAACATACATTCCTGCTCCAAATCTCTCATATAAGTAAGGGCGCGGGTTGGGATCGATCCAAAATAGTGATCGTCTAACTGCTGTCCTTTTGCAGATGTGTGTCCTAATAAGGTTCTTCCTGTCATCATTAAATCCGGACGCGAATTTGCCAGGGCTTTATCAATTAAGAAGTATTCCTGCTCCCATCCTAAGGTTGCCGTTACTTTTTTTACGTTTTTGTCAAAATATTTACAAACTTCTGTAGCTGCTTCATCAATGGCAGATAAAGCTCTTAATAAAGGTATTTTATTGTCTAAAGCTTCACCTGTATAAGCGATGAATACTGTTGGGATACATAAAGTTGTACCATATATAAAGGCAGGCGAAGTTGGGTCCCATGCCGTATATCCTCTTGCTTCAAAGGTATTTCGGATTCCGCCGTTCGGGAAACTTGAAGCATCCGGTTCCTGCTGTACCAATTGTGCACCGCCAAATTTTTCTACAGGGTCGCTTCCGTCATACGAAGTTTCAAAAAAAGCATCGTGCTTTTCTGCAGTAGTTCCGGTAAGAGGCTGGAACCAGTGCGTATAATGTGTTACACCTTTTGCCAATGCCCACTCCTTCATACCCATGGCAATGTAATCTGCCAGTTTTCTTTCTATTTTAGTTCCATGCTGAATGGCATCTCTCACCCCTTTAAAGGCATCTGAAGTTAAATACTGCTTCATTGCTTTTTCGTTAAACACATTTGATCCGAAAAGATTTGACTTTCGGCCAATTTCTTCAAAATGCACCGGCTTTCTGTTAGAAGCTTGTTGTAAAGCTTGAAAACGTAATGTTGACATGAACTATAATTTTAAAAATTAGTACTGATTTCATTCAAAAATGATCGACAAATATAAACAATTAATATCCCTGATCTGAATATAATTTTTGGATTTTTGAAACAGAATTTTTCAACGGATCGCTGTTTTTTCGAAGAATAAGCAGCATCGATCAAAGAAATATAACAAAAAACCGCAATATTATCCATTAAATAAACATTTTTTCATAATTCCTTAACCCAAAAATTCAAAAATCGCCTTTAATTATTACGAATTTTAATTTTATCAGTGTTAAAAATTGCTTTTTTTAAAATATACCCCTCTCAAAATTGCGCTTATCTAAAAAATTATACTCTGCAAAACAAAATAGCCCCCTAATTTTTAGGACTAAAAAAATAAATCTATATTTGACCCAGCGAAAAAACAAAAAAAATAAATTTATATTATTATGGCTAAAATTAAGTTAGAGTACATTTGGTTAGACGGATACGAACCAACTCAAAATCTTAGAAGTAAAACTAAAGTTGAGGAGCATGAAAATTTCAAAGGAACATTAGAAGAGCTTGGAAACTGGTCATTTGACGGATCGTCTACAAGACAAGCCGAAGGAGGATCTTCTGACTGTTTATTAGTTCCTGTTGCAATCTATCCTGATCCAACCCGTATTAACGGATGGTTAGTAATGTGCGAAGTTATGTATGCTGACGGAACACCACACCCTTCTAACGGAAGAGCCACAATTGATGATGATAATGATGATTTCTGGTTTGGTTTTGAGCAAGAATATTTCATCATGGATACAAAAACACAACTTCCGCTTGGTTTCCCTGTTGGAGGATACCCTGCTCCACAAGGTATGTACTACTGTTCTGTAGGAGGAAAAAACACTCACGGAAGAAAATTAGTTGAAGAGCATGCAGATTTATGTATCGCTGCCGGAATTAACTTTGAAGGTATCAACCAGGAGGTTGCCTGCGGACAATGGGAATTCCAGTTATTCGCTAAAGGTGCTAAAAAAGCCGGAGACGAGATCTGGGTTGCACGTTACTTATTAGACCGTTTGACTGAGAAATATGGTTACTATATCGAATACCACCCTAAACCACTTGGTGATACTGACTGGAATGGTTCTGGTATGCACGCTAACTTCTCTAACACAGTTCTTAGAACATGCGGTTCTCAGGAAACATACGAGAAAATCTGCGAAGCTTTCCGTCCTGTTACTAAAGAACACATCGAGGTTTACGGAGCTTACAACGATCAGCGTTTAACTGGTAAACACGAAACTGCTTCTATCAACGATTTCTCTTATGGAGTTTCAGACAGAGGATGTTCTATCAGAATTCCTTTAATGACCGTTCAAAAAGGATGGAAAGGATGGTTAGAAGACAGAAGACCAGCTTCAAACGGAGATCCTTACAAAATCGCTGCGAGAATCATCAAAACTGTTAACTCAGCGCTATAATTCAAAAAAATCCAAAATTATACTGTAAAAAGTGCCGGCCTAAATCACCGGCACTTTTTTTATGGACAAAACGCAAAAAACACCAAAACTACCTGATTTACATTGTTTTAAAAAATAACTTTTCGATAACTAAATCTCAGAATAAATTTCATAACTTATCTTTGTATTTCCTAAAAACAAAATACTATGATAGTCTGGATTGTATTTTTGGCAGCCGTATTTGTTATTCTGGCTTTAGATTTAGGCGTTTTTAATAAAACGCCCCACATTATCAGCACTAAAGAAGCCAGCAAATGGACGCTCATCTGGGTTACTTTGTCTTTCCTTTTCTCTGGCGTTATCTATTGGCTTTATTCTACAAATTATATAGATAACCCTGATCATTTAAAACCTGCCGTTGCTTCAATGAAGTTTATTACGGGGTATTTAATTGAGCTTTCCTTAAGTGTCGACAACATTTTTGTTATTGCCATTATATTCACTTCATTCAAAATTCCGCAAAAGTACCAGCACCGTGTATTGTTCTGGGGAATTCTGGGCGCGATTGTTTTTCGCGGTTTGATGATCTTTTTTGGCGTTATGCTTATTAACCGATTCACGTGGACAACCTATTTATTTGGAATCTTTCTGGTTTTTACAGCTGCAAAAATGCTTTTTTCAGGAGAAGAAGAAGATTTTCAGCCAAAAGACTCCTTTATATATAAGGCA
This portion of the Flavobacterium gelatinilyticum genome encodes:
- a CDS encoding TerC family protein — protein: MIVWIVFLAAVFVILALDLGVFNKTPHIISTKEASKWTLIWVTLSFLFSGVIYWLYSTNYIDNPDHLKPAVASMKFITGYLIELSLSVDNIFVIAIIFTSFKIPQKYQHRVLFWGILGAIVFRGLMIFFGVMLINRFTWTTYLFGIFLVFTAAKMLFSGEEEDFQPKDSFIYKALGKIIPITSHMEHEKFFTVTEKGTKAATPLFVALIVIEVMDVLFAVDSVPAILAITSDPFLVFSSNIFAILGLRSMYFFLANMLAKFSYLEYSLVAILAFVGLKMLLHEFIHVPEWASLGFIAVSLLLGILVSLKFGHEKELTDSDLS
- a CDS encoding glutamine synthetase beta-grasp domain-containing protein; the encoded protein is MAKIKLEYIWLDGYEPTQNLRSKTKVEEHENFKGTLEELGNWSFDGSSTRQAEGGSSDCLLVPVAIYPDPTRINGWLVMCEVMYADGTPHPSNGRATIDDDNDDFWFGFEQEYFIMDTKTQLPLGFPVGGYPAPQGMYYCSVGGKNTHGRKLVEEHADLCIAAGINFEGINQEVACGQWEFQLFAKGAKKAGDEIWVARYLLDRLTEKYGYYIEYHPKPLGDTDWNGSGMHANFSNTVLRTCGSQETYEKICEAFRPVTKEHIEVYGAYNDQRLTGKHETASINDFSYGVSDRGCSIRIPLMTVQKGWKGWLEDRRPASNGDPYKIAARIIKTVNSAL